From Mannheimia pernigra, one genomic window encodes:
- the glnD gene encoding bifunctional uridylyltransferase/uridylyl-removing protein GlnD, with protein MKDNELKTLLAEFTQQQKAAFSNTDVLELIAERSRFYDEILHTLWQEYGLEKREDLALLAVGGYGREEMFPLSDLDILVLTEKPLDESTQHVLNELFNVLWDSKLQLGSSIRTIEECIEIGRAEISVATNMLEGRFLFGNHQLWLNLKEAIYQPDFWDIQAFFKAKMDEKNARYVRYHNTSYNLEPDLKHSPGGLRDLNLISWIMLRQYGVHSFLDLLNKGLLYYEEYKELTAAQAVLFRMRFALHLQLKRYDNRLRFDRQLQLSAFLGYQGEGNQAVEMMMRDYFQSTKSISQLSQLLLNSFEQAHLLNLQKMGQKQPLDRHFYQQNQMLFVEDRRIFRNQPTTILDLFFHMTHFPQLNASADTLRQLRLSLQQQEQPLCEDREMREKFVQLFNQPKVVSRAILPMHQLGFLAAYLPQWKGIEGLMQFDLFHIYTVDEHTIRVMLNLEHFTENAKNSAFPLCHTLFSQLSNNHALIYIAALFHDIAKGREGDHAKVGAGDMSAFAELHHFNQEQTDYMVWLVEEHLTMSITAQRRDIHDPEVVRTFAKKVKNQTALSSLLCLTVADICATSGSLWNDWKASLFTQLYQFTLKQLAENLDYEAVANEHRLQALELMKFMLSPNERKILAEFWQPCPQSYFLRHTPTQLVWHTLSYIKNQKLPMALISNECARGGTEIFVCCQDQPQLFARIAQLLSQKKISIHDAQIITSENGLVLDSFIVTERNGADLTNERSLQIQRSLIKMLGMPNNHVKFIKKPVKHSSFKRKTRLRFLPATSKKQTEFELFTLDREGLLAQIGYIFNRLNLNLLNAKITTIGERVEDFFVVNNAKGQALSEQEQFALQETIISELESE; from the coding sequence ATGAAAGATAACGAATTAAAAACGCTTTTAGCTGAATTTACGCAACAGCAGAAAGCTGCATTTTCAAACACGGATGTACTAGAATTAATTGCCGAACGTAGTCGCTTTTATGATGAAATTTTGCATACACTTTGGCAAGAATATGGATTAGAAAAACGTGAAGATCTTGCTTTATTAGCCGTTGGCGGATATGGGCGGGAAGAAATGTTTCCGCTCTCTGATCTGGATATTTTAGTGCTAACTGAAAAGCCGTTAGATGAAAGCACTCAACACGTGTTGAATGAATTATTTAATGTACTTTGGGATAGCAAATTACAACTTGGCTCAAGTATCCGAACTATTGAGGAATGTATTGAAATTGGCAGGGCTGAAATTTCGGTTGCGACTAATATGCTTGAGGGCCGTTTTTTATTCGGCAATCATCAGCTCTGGCTCAATTTAAAAGAAGCAATATACCAACCCGATTTTTGGGACATTCAGGCATTTTTTAAAGCTAAAATGGACGAAAAAAACGCTCGTTATGTCCGCTATCATAATACCAGCTACAATCTTGAGCCTGACTTAAAACATAGCCCTGGCGGGTTAAGAGATCTCAATTTGATCTCGTGGATTATGTTACGCCAATACGGCGTGCATTCATTTTTAGATTTGCTCAATAAAGGCTTGCTCTATTACGAAGAATATAAGGAATTAACCGCAGCACAAGCGGTGCTTTTTCGGATGCGTTTTGCACTTCATTTACAACTCAAACGTTATGATAACCGCCTGAGATTTGATAGACAGCTCCAATTAAGTGCATTTTTAGGCTATCAAGGTGAGGGAAACCAAGCGGTTGAAATGATGATGAGAGATTATTTCCAATCGACAAAATCCATTTCTCAACTTAGCCAATTACTGCTTAATAGTTTTGAGCAAGCCCATTTATTGAATTTGCAAAAAATGGGGCAAAAACAACCGCTTGATCGGCATTTTTATCAACAAAATCAGATGTTGTTTGTTGAAGATCGCCGCATTTTCAGAAATCAGCCAACGACCATATTGGATCTTTTTTTCCATATGACGCATTTTCCGCAATTAAATGCGAGTGCTGATACGTTAAGACAATTACGTTTATCTCTCCAGCAGCAAGAGCAACCACTTTGTGAAGATCGGGAAATGCGAGAAAAGTTTGTTCAGCTTTTTAATCAGCCTAAAGTGGTATCTAGAGCTATTTTACCTATGCACCAATTAGGTTTCTTGGCGGCCTATTTGCCACAATGGAAAGGGATTGAAGGATTGATGCAGTTCGATCTTTTCCATATTTACACGGTAGATGAACACACCATTCGAGTTATGCTGAATTTGGAGCATTTTACTGAAAATGCTAAAAATTCGGCTTTTCCGCTCTGCCATACATTATTTTCACAGTTATCGAATAACCACGCATTGATTTATATTGCCGCACTTTTCCACGATATTGCGAAGGGAAGAGAGGGTGATCACGCTAAGGTAGGGGCTGGTGATATGAGTGCGTTTGCCGAATTACATCACTTTAATCAAGAGCAAACCGACTATATGGTATGGCTGGTGGAAGAGCATTTAACAATGTCGATTACTGCTCAACGGCGTGATATTCACGACCCTGAAGTTGTGCGTACATTTGCAAAAAAAGTGAAAAATCAGACCGCTTTATCTTCACTACTTTGTTTGACCGTTGCTGATATTTGTGCAACGAGTGGAAGTTTATGGAATGATTGGAAAGCCTCACTCTTTACGCAACTATACCAATTCACCTTAAAACAACTCGCTGAAAATTTAGACTACGAAGCAGTAGCGAACGAGCATCGCTTACAAGCTTTAGAGCTAATGAAGTTTATGCTTTCGCCGAATGAGCGTAAAATCTTAGCTGAATTTTGGCAGCCTTGCCCACAAAGCTATTTTTTACGCCATACCCCGACTCAGTTGGTCTGGCATACCTTAAGTTATATCAAAAATCAAAAATTGCCAATGGCATTGATAAGTAATGAATGTGCAAGAGGGGGGACAGAAATTTTTGTGTGTTGCCAAGATCAACCCCAGCTTTTTGCTCGTATAGCACAGTTATTAAGCCAAAAGAAAATCAGTATTCACGATGCACAAATTATTACTAGCGAAAATGGATTAGTGTTGGATAGCTTTATTGTCACCGAGCGTAATGGAGCGGACTTAACGAATGAAAGAAGTCTGCAAATTCAGCGATCGCTCATTAAAATGTTAGGAATGCCGAATAATCACGTTAAATTTATTAAAAAGCCCGTTAAACATTCATCATTTAAACGCAAAACTAGACTACGTTTTCTTCCAGCAACATCAAAAAAACAAACTGAATTTGAACTATTTACGCTTGATAGAGAAGGCTTATTAGCACAAATTGGTTATATTTTTAATCGCCTTAATTTGAATTTGCTAAATGCGAAAATTACTACAATTGGAGAGAGAGTAGAAGATTTCTTTGTCGTAAATAATGCTAAAGGGCAGGCGTTATCCGAGCAAGAGCAATTTGCACTTCAAGAAACAATAATCAGCGAATTAGAGAGTGAATAG
- the rplM gene encoding 50S ribosomal protein L13 yields the protein MKTFVAKPEAVQRDWYVVDATGKTLGRLATELARRLRGKHKAEYTPHVDTGDYIIVINAEKVAVTGKKETDKIYYWHTGYVGGIKDATFKEMIARRPEAVIEIAVKGMLPKGPLGREMFRKLKVYAGNEHNHAAQQPQVLDI from the coding sequence ATGAAAACTTTTGTAGCAAAACCAGAAGCCGTTCAACGTGACTGGTATGTAGTAGATGCGACAGGTAAAACTTTAGGTCGTTTAGCTACTGAATTAGCACGCCGTTTACGCGGTAAACATAAAGCTGAATATACTCCGCACGTAGATACAGGTGATTACATCATCGTGATTAACGCAGAGAAAGTAGCAGTAACTGGCAAAAAAGAAACTGATAAAATCTACTACTGGCACACTGGCTACGTAGGTGGTATCAAAGATGCAACCTTCAAAGAAATGATTGCACGTCGTCCAGAAGCAGTGATCGAGATCGCAGTTAAAGGTATGTTACCTAAAGGTCCTTTAGGTCGTGAAATGTTCCGTAAATTAAAAGTTTACGCAGGCAACGAACATAACCACGCTGCACAACAACCACAAGTTTTAGACATCTAA
- a CDS encoding calcium/sodium antiporter yields MTFALIAIIGGLLVLVWSADRFVDGAASVARHFGMAPLLIGIVVIGFGTSAPEMIVSASSALNGVPGIALGNAYGSNITNIALILGLTAIIKPLRVNSDVLKKELPILMAVTLLSAYLLYDANVTLLDAIILLAIFLAYMVWTIIISMRNKNDALAIDVDAQLADSSAMSLKKSILWLIIGLVLLVVSSQFLVWGAVEVAKFFGVSDLVIGLTIVAIGTSLPELASSIAAARKGEVDLALGNIIGSNLFNTLAVVGIAGTIESMQVTAEIFYRDIITMSALTFLLFIYGINIYRRPEGGRINRIEGLLLFSAYIGYNLYLFKTAI; encoded by the coding sequence ATGACTTTTGCTCTTATAGCCATTATTGGCGGCTTACTTGTGCTAGTTTGGAGTGCCGATCGATTTGTTGATGGTGCTGCCTCAGTAGCTCGCCATTTTGGTATGGCTCCGTTACTCATCGGGATTGTCGTAATTGGCTTTGGTACATCCGCACCCGAGATGATTGTTTCAGCTTCATCGGCGTTAAATGGCGTACCTGGTATTGCTCTCGGTAATGCGTATGGCTCAAATATTACTAATATTGCCCTTATTTTAGGTTTAACCGCCATAATTAAACCGCTACGGGTAAACTCTGACGTGTTGAAAAAAGAGTTACCCATTTTAATGGCAGTGACTCTACTTTCTGCTTATTTACTTTACGATGCGAATGTTACTCTCTTAGATGCGATTATTTTACTTGCTATATTTTTGGCTTATATGGTCTGGACAATTATTATCTCTATGAGAAATAAAAATGATGCGTTAGCAATAGATGTTGATGCACAATTAGCTGATAGTTCAGCAATGAGCTTAAAAAAATCGATTCTATGGCTCATTATTGGGTTAGTACTTTTAGTGGTGAGTTCTCAATTTTTAGTTTGGGGAGCGGTTGAAGTAGCCAAATTCTTCGGTGTAAGCGACTTAGTTATCGGGTTAACCATTGTCGCTATAGGCACCTCTTTACCAGAGCTTGCCTCATCAATTGCTGCAGCCCGTAAAGGCGAAGTAGATTTAGCATTAGGTAATATTATCGGTTCTAATTTATTCAATACCCTTGCCGTTGTAGGGATTGCAGGGACAATTGAGTCAATGCAAGTCACAGCAGAAATATTCTATCGTGATATTATTACGATGTCCGCTTTAACTTTCTTACTCTTTATTTATGGTATCAATATTTATCGCCGACCAGAAGGTGGGAGAATTAACCG
- a CDS encoding YhcB family protein, whose protein sequence is MEQWTSDIWIAIAAAFIVGAVLGAILVRAFNSNVKKQHELEQTLKLAKADINEKNQQLEKHFEQSAQLLSTLATDYKKLYAHLAQSSEKLLPENAKNIPFFQQTQLPTQPKKTGEDQPRDYSEGSSGLLKS, encoded by the coding sequence ATGGAACAATGGACAAGCGATATTTGGATAGCGATTGCTGCTGCATTTATTGTTGGTGCTGTACTAGGTGCTATTCTAGTACGTGCATTTAATAGTAATGTTAAGAAACAACACGAATTAGAGCAAACACTTAAACTGGCAAAAGCAGATATTAATGAAAAAAATCAACAACTTGAGAAACATTTTGAACAATCCGCTCAGTTACTTTCCACTTTAGCAACAGATTATAAAAAACTTTATGCACACTTAGCCCAAAGTTCTGAAAAACTATTGCCTGAAAATGCCAAAAACATTCCCTTTTTCCAACAAACCCAATTGCCTACTCAGCCTAAAAAGACAGGCGAAGATCAGCCACGAGATTATTCTGAAGGCTCATCTGGTTTACTTAAATCGTAA
- the rpsI gene encoding 30S ribosomal protein S9, which yields MTVANQNYGTGRRKSSSARVFIKPGNGNITINQRSLEVYFGRETSRMIVRQPLELVELTDKLDLYITVTGGGISGQAGAIRHGITRALMEYDETLRPALRAAGFVTRDARRVERKKVGLHKARRRPQYSKR from the coding sequence ATGACAGTAGCAAATCAAAACTATGGCACAGGTCGCCGCAAAAGCTCTTCAGCTCGTGTATTTATCAAACCGGGCAATGGTAACATTACCATTAACCAACGTTCTTTAGAGGTTTACTTCGGTCGTGAAACTTCACGAATGATCGTTCGTCAACCATTAGAATTAGTTGAATTAACAGATAAATTAGACCTATACATCACAGTAACTGGTGGTGGTATTTCTGGTCAAGCAGGTGCTATCCGTCACGGTATCACCCGTGCATTAATGGAATATGATGAAACTTTACGCCCAGCACTTCGAGCAGCAGGCTTTGTTACTCGTGATGCTCGTCGCGTTGAACGTAAAAAAGTGGGTTTACACAAAGCACGTCGTCGTCCACAATACTCAAAACGTTAA